A genomic stretch from Budorcas taxicolor isolate Tak-1 chromosome 15, Takin1.1, whole genome shotgun sequence includes:
- the WNT11 gene encoding protein Wnt-11 isoform X2: MRARPQVCQALLFALALQTGVCYGIKWLALSKTPAALALNQTQHCKQLEGLVSAQVQLCRSNLELMHTIVHAAREVMKACRRAFADMRWNCSSIELAPNYLLDLERGTRESAFVYALSAAAISHAIARACTSGDLPGCSCGPVPGEPPGPGNRWGGCADNLSYGLLMGAKFSDAPMKVKKTGSQANKLMRLHNSEVGRQALRASLEMKCKCHGVSGSCSIRTCWKGLQELRDVAADLKTRYLSATKVVHRPMGTRKHLVPKDLDIRPVKDSELVYLQSSPDFCMKNEKVGSHGTQDRQCNKTSHGSDSCDLMCCGRGYNPYTDRVVERCHCKYHWCCYVTCRRCERTVERYVCK, translated from the exons ATGAGGGCGCGGCCGCAGGTCTGCCAGGCGCTGCTCTTCGCCCTGGCGCTCCAGACCGGCGTGTGCTATGGCATCAAGTGGCT GGCCCTGTCCAAGACCCCGGCGGCCCTGGCGCTGAACCAGACGCAGCACTGCAAGCAGCTGGAGGGCCTGGTGTCTGCGCAGGTACAGCTGTGCCGCAGCAACCTGGAGCTCATGCACACCATTGTGCATGCCGCCCGCGAGGTCATGAAGGCCTGCCGCCGGGCCTTCGCCGACATGCGCTGGAACTGCTCCTCCATCGAGCTCGCCCCCAACTATCTGCTCGACCTGGAGAGAG GGACCCGGGAGTCAGCCTTCGTGTATGCGCTGTCGGCGGCCGCCATCAGCCACGCCATCGCCCGGGCCTGCACCTCCGGCGACCTGCCCGGCTGCTCCTGCGGCCCCGTCCCAGGTGAGCCACCCGGGCCCGGGAACCGCTGGGGAGGATGTGCGGACAACCTCAGCTACGGGCTCCTCATGGGGGCCAAGTTTTCCGATGCTCCTATGAAGGTGAAAAAAACAGGATCCCAAGCCAATAAACTGATGCGTCTACACAACAGTGAAGTGGGGAGACAG GCTCTGCGCGCCTCTCTGGAAATGAAGTGTAAGTGCCATGGGGTTTCTGGCTCCTGCTCCATCCGCACCTGCTGGAAGGGGCTGCAGGAGCTTCGGGATGTGGCCGCCGACCTCAAGACCCGCTACCTGTCGGCCACCAAGGTGGTGCACCGACCCATGGGTACCCGCAAGCACTTGGTGCCCAAGGACCTGGACATCCGGCCTGTGAAGGACTCGGAGCTCGTCTATCTGCAGAGCTCTCCTGACTTCTGCATGAAGAATGAGAAGGTGGGCTCGCACGGGACACAGGACAG GCAGTGCAACAAGACATCACATGGCAGCGACAGCTGTGACCTCATGTGCTGTGGACGCGGCTACAACCCTTACACAGACCGCGTGGTCGAGCGTTGCCACTGCAAGTACCACTGGTGCTGCTACGTCACCTGCCGCAGGTGTGAGCGCACCGTGGAGCGCTACGTCTGCAAGTGA
- the WNT11 gene encoding protein Wnt-11 isoform X1 has protein sequence MRARPQVCQALLFALALQTGVCYGIKWLALSKTPAALALNQTQHCKQLEGLVSAQVQLCRSNLELMHTIVHAAREVMKACRRAFADMRWNCSSIELAPNYLLDLERGTRESAFVYALSAAAISHAIARACTSGDLPGCSCGPVPGEPPGPGNRWGGCADNLSYGLLMGAKFSDAPMKVKKTGSQANKLMRLHNSEVGRQALRASLEMKCKCHGVSGSCSIRTCWKGLQELRDVAADLKTRYLSATKVVHRPMGTRKHLVPKDLDIRPVKDSELVYLQSSPDFCMKNEKVGSHGTQDRQCNKTSHGSDSCDLMCCGRGYNPYTDRVVERCHCKYHWCCYVTCRRCERTVERYVCKCRVWKEACALPPLGSCQEQKAGPSGRESQGIKGDRQD, from the exons ATGAGGGCGCGGCCGCAGGTCTGCCAGGCGCTGCTCTTCGCCCTGGCGCTCCAGACCGGCGTGTGCTATGGCATCAAGTGGCT GGCCCTGTCCAAGACCCCGGCGGCCCTGGCGCTGAACCAGACGCAGCACTGCAAGCAGCTGGAGGGCCTGGTGTCTGCGCAGGTACAGCTGTGCCGCAGCAACCTGGAGCTCATGCACACCATTGTGCATGCCGCCCGCGAGGTCATGAAGGCCTGCCGCCGGGCCTTCGCCGACATGCGCTGGAACTGCTCCTCCATCGAGCTCGCCCCCAACTATCTGCTCGACCTGGAGAGAG GGACCCGGGAGTCAGCCTTCGTGTATGCGCTGTCGGCGGCCGCCATCAGCCACGCCATCGCCCGGGCCTGCACCTCCGGCGACCTGCCCGGCTGCTCCTGCGGCCCCGTCCCAGGTGAGCCACCCGGGCCCGGGAACCGCTGGGGAGGATGTGCGGACAACCTCAGCTACGGGCTCCTCATGGGGGCCAAGTTTTCCGATGCTCCTATGAAGGTGAAAAAAACAGGATCCCAAGCCAATAAACTGATGCGTCTACACAACAGTGAAGTGGGGAGACAG GCTCTGCGCGCCTCTCTGGAAATGAAGTGTAAGTGCCATGGGGTTTCTGGCTCCTGCTCCATCCGCACCTGCTGGAAGGGGCTGCAGGAGCTTCGGGATGTGGCCGCCGACCTCAAGACCCGCTACCTGTCGGCCACCAAGGTGGTGCACCGACCCATGGGTACCCGCAAGCACTTGGTGCCCAAGGACCTGGACATCCGGCCTGTGAAGGACTCGGAGCTCGTCTATCTGCAGAGCTCTCCTGACTTCTGCATGAAGAATGAGAAGGTGGGCTCGCACGGGACACAGGACAG GCAGTGCAACAAGACATCACATGGCAGCGACAGCTGTGACCTCATGTGCTGTGGACGCGGCTACAACCCTTACACAGACCGCGTGGTCGAGCGTTGCCACTGCAAGTACCACTGGTGCTGCTACGTCACCTGCCGCAGGTGTGAGCGCACCGTGGAGCGCTACGTCTGCAA ATGCCGAGTGTGGAAGGAGGCTTGTGCTTTGCCTCCACTTGGAAGCTGCCAGGAACAGAAGGCTGGGCCATCAGGGAGGGAAAGCCAGGGCATCAAAGGAGACCGACAAGATTAA